GGCGCGGTGCAGGAGCTCCGCGCCGTCGTCATGAGGGCCATAGACCTGATACCCCAGGCTGGCCCTCAGGGGGATTTCCTGACCCTGCCATGTGATGTGCGCGGTGTTGAGAAGGGTGTCCAATCCCTTGGCGCAGCGAATGCCGTTTTGATGATCGGTACGGGTTAAGACCACCGCGAATTCATCGCCGCCGACGCGACCGATACTGTCGGTTTCGCGGACATTTTTTCGGAGGATAGCGCCGACCCGGCGTAAAACTTCATCGCCCGCGGCGTGGCCGTAGGTGTCGTTTACCGGTTTGAAGGCGTCCAGATCGATGTAAACCAGAACCCCTTCTTCATCGAAGCGCCGAGCCGAGGATAATATACGCGAAAGCTCCGCCTCGAAACCGCGTCGGTTCAAAAGCCCGGTAAGTATGTCGGTATCGACGGCTTTTTCGAGTTCGCCGATCCGCGCCGTTTGCTGGGCGAGAATGCGTTCTTGTTGCAAGGCGGCCTTAAGAACGTTTTGCGCCGCCTTGATGCAGTGCATGGTCGCCTCTTCGCCAAGCATCCAACTGGCGCTGCGGACCTCGTCTTCAAGCAAAACCGCCGCCAGGGACAAGTTCCCCAGGGCGAGGCCGTCGATCGGTTCCTCGCATGCGGACGGATTGGATAAATCGGATAGAGCATCACGTGAATTGCCGTCTTTCCGGGCGAACGCCACGCCAGGCGTCACGGCGCGACGCGGCACGCCTTGATCGGCGGTTTTGAAGGCGGTGTAATCTTTCTTCAGCGATTGCACGGGCGTCCCCATCCTTTGTGGCGGTGGCAGCACAAAAACAGACTTCCCAATAAGCTAGGCAAACACCATGCCACCCACATATTCTTACATTGCAAACGGTTAAAGAATAGTTTAGGGCGGCAGTTTTTGCCGGTTGGGTAAAAAATACCCACCTTGGAAAAAGAAAATTGTCAAGCCTTCACACGTAAAGGTAAGTGGGCGCGGATTATATGGGATTGAAATAAAAATGTAAGGTCATCTTTTGATAAATTCTAATTTCGCCTTATTCACAATGACTTCCCCTGTGGATACGGTTACTGCGCGGCGAGAGCGAGGACCTTTTTGTATACGTGTTTCCGTTTTACCGATTCGGCGGAGACGTATAAAATCGGCCCCCGCGCACCCTAGGCGAAACCGAGGGGGCCGGCGAGGTCACGCAGGGGGAGCGAGAAATCCAGGCGTGCGGCGCGGGGGATTTTATCGGGCGTGAGCCTCAACGTGCGACGATATCGGTTCCGTTCGTGATTCGATCGCTGGGATAGCTGACAACCTGTACGCCGTCGGCGAGACCGCCGAGAATTTCGGCGGCGCGCCCGTTGGTGTGCCCGATGTTGACCTTCGTCAGTTTCGCCGTGCCGTTGACGTCAACGAAAACCGCCCAGTCTTTTCCATCGCGAAATAGCGCCCCTATGGGAATCTGCAAAACGTCCTCCCCCCGCCATTCACGGATGTGGGCCTCGACGCGGAAGCCATGGCCGAGGGGAGCCCATGTTTTTTTGGGTCCGGTAAAGTCGATGATGACGTTGACGCGTTGCTCTTCGATGCCGAGCGCCGACACTTTTGTGAAGCCATAGGGTTCGACCCGGCGCACGACACCCTCAAGAGGGTGTTGTCCACCCCAGCCGTCGAGGAGAACCGACGCTCCCTTACGTACCTTGACGGCGTCCGACGAGAGTAAATCCACCACGACCTCCATTCGCGTGGGATCGCCGATCTCGAACAAGGGGCTGGCGCGTTCGACGAAGCCTTCGCTTTGGCGCAACAGGCGCAGCACCTTACCATCGACCGGGGC
This genomic window from Varunaivibrio sulfuroxidans contains:
- a CDS encoding GGDEF domain-containing protein; amino-acid sequence: MQSLKKDYTAFKTADQGVPRRAVTPGVAFARKDGNSRDALSDLSNPSACEEPIDGLALGNLSLAAVLLEDEVRSASWMLGEEATMHCIKAAQNVLKAALQQERILAQQTARIGELEKAVDTDILTGLLNRRGFEAELSRILSSARRFDEEGVLVYIDLDAFKPVNDTYGHAAGDEVLRRVGAILRKNVRETDSIGRVGGDEFAVVLTRTDHQNGIRCAKGLDTLLNTAHITWQGQEIPLRASLGYQVYGPHDDGAELLHRADTEMYRCKRSRAGCDNATTGFVTTLVR